The DNA sequence TTCTCACCCTAGCAGGAATAACTGACCTTCTGGCCTCTGTTTTTGCTGTCATTCTTCGTCCTTTTGGTATAAATAAAACCATTATTCCAGCTCTAATCAGCGGTTCCTTTGAAATAACCATCGGCTCAGAGATGGCTAGTCATGCCGCAGCTCCCCTTATTGAAAGGATCATCGCCGCCAGTGCAATCATTGCCTGGAGTGGCTTTTCCGTCCATGCCCAAGTAGCAAGCATGGTCTACGGAACCGATATTCGCATCTTTCCTTATATGCTTGCCCGAGCACTACATAGTATCCTGGCTGTCATTACCACCATGTTCCTGTTGGGCCCAGGCGTTCCCCTAGTCTCCAGATTGCTCACCGTACCCACTATGGTTCAGGACACCAGCTCGATTCACAGTCCTCTATCGAGGTTCCTCACAGCCACGCTAAATGCCAGCTGGTTTCTGGTAATCCCCTTAGGGCTATTACTAGGGGGCATATTGGTAAGAAGCATCAAATTAATTTGGTTTCGGATCAGGATGCCGAGGGACTAGCTTGCTTTGGCTTAGCCTTTGCCAACTCCCTTTGACCCCGTTCTACAACATCCATCGTCTTTTTCAAAGCTTCGTGTAAATTGGATAGAACCGATGCCGCATACTCATCCGCGCCTTTACGGATCTCCTCGGCCTTTCGTTCCGCCTCGAGTCTAATTTTCTCAGCCTCCTGCTGGGCCCGTTTGTGGATTTCCGTCTCCAGGACCAGTTTTTCTGCCTCCTGCTTCGCCCGGGTAATGATCTCATCTGCTTCGCTGCGTACTTGTTGATTCATCTTCTTCTCTGTCCTTGCCATTTGCTGAACCTGCTTAACTTCCTTCGGCAGACTAAGCCGCAATCGATCAATGAGTTCCCGTAGCTCCTTCTGATCAATTAGTACCAGGTCAGTCATCGGCACATGTTTCGCCCCACTACACAGGTTATCCAGTCGATCCAGCAGAATGAAAAGCTCTACTTGGCTCATAGTTGGCGGCTCCTCTCTAGATTACGTTCTTGCAACCTCGCCTGTAATGCTACCGCGACGAAACCAGGAACCCATTTAGAGACATCACCACCGTAACTAGCCACTTCACGAACAATACTAGACGATAGAAAAGCATACTCCCCACTAGTCATCATGAAAATAGTCTCCACATCAGGGTTCAGGTTTCGGTTCATCGAGGCCATCTTAAACTCGGATTCAAAATCGGATACAGCCCGCAATCCCCGTACCATGGCCACCGCTTTGCGCTGCCGGGCATAATCTACTAAAAGGCCTTCAAAGTACTCGCATACAGTATTTTCCAGATCGGCCGTGGCCCTTCTTAGAAAGTCAAGTCGCTCCTCAACTGTAAACAGGGGGTTTTTCGTCGGGTTGTTCAATACGGTAACATAAACCCGGTCGAAAATCCTGGTCGCACGCTTGATCACATCTAGGTGCCCGTACGTTACCGGATCGAAACTACCGGGACATATTGCCACTCTCATTTTGCTTCTCCTCTTTTCTGAAAACCGATACCTCAATGGAACCATAGCGCCTTTGGCGTATTAATGATAGGCCACTGAGAGCTTGCGGAGGGCTCTCCTTCAGACTATGTTCAATGATGCAAAATCCTTGGTCCTTTAGGATACCACTTGTCTCTACCAGGTCTAGCAAAGGGCCCACAAATCCACAATCGAAGGGCGGATCAGCAAATACAAGATCAAAATCCATCAGCTTGGGGACGTGACTCCAGACATCTCCGACTAACACTTCTGCCCGATCTTCTAGGCCGAACATTTGTACATTGGCCCTGATCCCCGAAGCAGTCCTTTTGGATTTCTCGACAAAGACCACTTTTTTTGCTCCCCGGCTTAAAGCCTCTATTCCTATGGCCCCGGAACCTGCAAATAGATCAAGGAAATAGGCCCCTTGGATAAACGGGGCGATGATATTAAAGATGGACTCCCGCACCCGGTCAGTGGTCGGTCTTGTTGCCGTACCTTTGGGGGCTTTTAGCACCCGCCCCCTTAAGGACCCGCCGATAATTCTCAATAAAGGGCACCGAGATTGTGTGTAAAGCAGAGCACACCCTCGGCTTCCCTCCTTTCAGTCTGGAACAATTAGGAGGTTAGACCACCCATGGACAAGCTAACCTAGTCTGTAATATGGGTTGTCCTAATCAGGATCACTTAGACTAAACCCCGCTTAATGTCGATAATTTCCAAGCCCCACCATGCATATTATTAACATGTCCACTACATACTATGAAATGGAAAGAGGCAAAACCCTCCCCAGAAATTGGAAGTACCATTGCCTTAGTCTCAAGGCAACAGTCCTTCCTCCGGTTTCTCCTCTCCCACAGGCGGCGGATCAATCCGCCGCTTTCATTTACTCTAGCAGCGCCGCGTCATAGCACAAAACACCAAGGGTGTTCGGACCCGCATGACTGCCAATAACCGGACCAACAACTGCAACACTGGGTTGGGGGCAGTTGGTCTCCTGCATTAATCGTTCCACAAGATCCTTGGCCCCTGCTTCATTATTGGCATGGACAACAAAGATGACTGGTTCTTTCTTGAACTGGGAAATATCCTGTGCCACTTCCGCAACCATCTGGCTTAAGGCTCTTTTTGTGCCCCGGGCCTTAGCATAGGGAGCAACCACTCCATCATCGATACAGAGGATCGGCTTAATCTTTAGCAATCCTCCAACCAGTGCGGCGGCCTTACCAATCCGTCCATTTTTGTGTAAGTACTCCAAGGTCTCCACCACAAAGTAGACTTTCAGATTAGAGACAATCCGCTTGCATAGGGCGACAATCTCATCTTTAGTCTTTCCTTGGGCGGCGGCCCCTGCAGCAGCAAGGGCAATCATCCCCGTTCCCACAGAAGCGTTCCTACCGTCAATGACAATAATTTCCCGATCATTGATCATGGATGATGCTAGGTTTGCGGATTGAAAGGTGCCACTTAGCTCACTAGATAGATGTACCGATATAATCGTATCCTGTGGCTGGCTGTGGGCCTTGTACGCTTCGATAAACTCCCCAGGAGAAGGCTGTGATGTGGACGGCATCACAGAGCTTCCTGCAAGCTTAGTATAAAAATCAGCAGCGGACAGTTCCACCCCATCCTTAAACTCCTCATCCCCAAACCTAATCTTTAAGGGCACATCCACTATGTTATACTCATCCTTCAGTTCCTTGGGAATATCCGCAGAACTGTCGGTGAAAACCCGTATGGCCATAGTCGCCCTCCCTTCTTGGCTTATTCAATAGCAACCAAGTAGTAATACAATGGTTGGCCACCATAGTATAATTCAATTTCCAGATCAGGATACTTGCTGGAAATAGACTTATAGATCTCTTCCGCCTTCTCTTTGGTCACATCGGAGCCATAATAGACACTGACTAGTTCATCGTCCTCATCAAGCATGGCATCGATTAAGTCCAGTAGCGTATTATTTACTTCGGAACCCACTGCACTAAGCTTACCATTCCAGAGTCCAATAATATCATTCTCGCTTACTGAAAAGCCATCCACTTCAAGACCCCGGACCGCATAGGTAACCTCACCATTTTTGATCTGTTTAATCACCGACTCTAGGTTTCCCCGATTCGCCTTGGCATCTTCACTAGGGTCGTAGTTGATCATACTTATAATTCCCTCAGGAACAGTCCGACTAGGCACAACCTCGATGGGTCTTTCTACCAGTTCAGCCACCTGTTTTGCTGTGGCAATAATATTCTTGTTGTTAGGTAAGATCACCACTGACTCTGCCTCAACCCGGTTGACCGCCTCCATTAAGTCCTCCGTAGCTGGATTCATAGTCTGACCCCCAGAGACAACCTCATCGGCACCTAGGCTACGGAAAATCTCTTCGAACCCTTCTCCTACCGCCACCGCCACCACTCCTGTTTTCTTCTTCGGCGTGGTGCCATTTGCTCGTTGGATCAGGTTTTGGTTCTGCTCCACCATGTTGTCGATCTTGATCCCCCGCATGTCCCCAAGAAGACCACAGTAATTGAGCACCTTTCCGGGGTAGTCGGTATGAATGTGTATCTTAAAGGCCCTTCCATCTCCCACTACCATCAGGGAATCTCCATACTCCATGAGTACCTTACGTACCCGCTTCTCATCGATCCCCTGTCCATATAGGAGTAGTTCGGTACAGTACTTGCCTACGATGTCTTCTTCCGTAATTGTCGGTATATCCAATGACTTGGCTTTGGCCGACTCATCGGAAGCTGTCACTCCTTTGAGGATACCAAGGTCAAGCTCTTGTTCACTATCCCAGGCCCCCAAGGCTCCCTGACAAATCACAACGATTCCCTTGCCCCCAGCATCAACCACACCAGCTTGCTTTAGCACGGGCAGCTGTTCGGGGGTTCTGGCCAAGGCGTCTTCGGCGGCACGACATGTCAGTTTGGCAAAATCCAGCACGTCTCCGGCTTTAGCGTTCTGCCTTGCTTCCTGGGCCATACTTCTGGCAACGGTCAACATCGTCCCTTCTACTGGCTTCATCACCGCTTGTTGCGCCTGTCTTGATGCAGAGATCAGAGCTAGGGCCAAATCATTGGGATCCGCGTGTTGTTTCCTACCTAACCCATTGGCAAATCCTCGGATTAGCTGGCTGAGAATGACCCCTGAGTTACCCCGTGCGCCCATTAATGCCCCCCGGGCTGCGATCTGAGCCACTTCAAATAGAACATTAGTGGTAACCTTCTCTACCTCTAAACCTGCCGCATAAAGCGTCAAGAACATGTTTGTCCCCGTGTCTCCATCGGGCACGGGAAATATATTTAATGCATTTATTTCGTCTTTGTGTTCTGCTAGAGC is a window from the Limnochordia bacterium genome containing:
- the coaD gene encoding pantetheine-phosphate adenylyltransferase, coding for MRVAICPGSFDPVTYGHLDVIKRATRIFDRVYVTVLNNPTKNPLFTVEERLDFLRRATADLENTVCEYFEGLLVDYARQRKAVAMVRGLRAVSDFESEFKMASMNRNLNPDVETIFMMTSGEYAFLSSSIVREVASYGGDVSKWVPGFVAVALQARLQERNLERSRQL
- the rsmD gene encoding 16S rRNA (guanine(966)-N(2))-methyltransferase RsmD, coding for MRIIGGSLRGRVLKAPKGTATRPTTDRVRESIFNIIAPFIQGAYFLDLFAGSGAIGIEALSRGAKKVVFVEKSKRTASGIRANVQMFGLEDRAEVLVGDVWSHVPKLMDFDLVFADPPFDCGFVGPLLDLVETSGILKDQGFCIIEHSLKESPPQALSGLSLIRQRRYGSIEVSVFRKEEKQNESGNMSR
- a CDS encoding DegV family protein, whose product is MAIRVFTDSSADIPKELKDEYNIVDVPLKIRFGDEEFKDGVELSAADFYTKLAGSSVMPSTSQPSPGEFIEAYKAHSQPQDTIISVHLSSELSGTFQSANLASSMINDREIIVIDGRNASVGTGMIALAAAGAAAQGKTKDEIVALCKRIVSNLKVYFVVETLEYLHKNGRIGKAAALVGGLLKIKPILCIDDGVVAPYAKARGTKRALSQMVAEVAQDISQFKKEPVIFVVHANNEAGAKDLVERLMQETNCPQPSVAVVGPVIGSHAGPNTLGVLCYDAALLE
- a CDS encoding DAK2 domain-containing protein, giving the protein MEGKLTGAQFRKLLYAAIIALAEHKDEINALNIFPVPDGDTGTNMFLTLYAAGLEVEKVTTNVLFEVAQIAARGALMGARGNSGVILSQLIRGFANGLGRKQHADPNDLALALISASRQAQQAVMKPVEGTMLTVARSMAQEARQNAKAGDVLDFAKLTCRAAEDALARTPEQLPVLKQAGVVDAGGKGIVVICQGALGAWDSEQELDLGILKGVTASDESAKAKSLDIPTITEEDIVGKYCTELLLYGQGIDEKRVRKVLMEYGDSLMVVGDGRAFKIHIHTDYPGKVLNYCGLLGDMRGIKIDNMVEQNQNLIQRANGTTPKKKTGVVAVAVGEGFEEIFRSLGADEVVSGGQTMNPATEDLMEAVNRVEAESVVILPNNKNIIATAKQVAELVERPIEVVPSRTVPEGIISMINYDPSEDAKANRGNLESVIKQIKNGEVTYAVRGLEVDGFSVSENDIIGLWNGKLSAVGSEVNNTLLDLIDAMLDEDDELVSVYYGSDVTKEKAEEIYKSISSKYPDLEIELYYGGQPLYYYLVAIE